The window ACAGCAGGCCGAGTGCGACCTGCCGGGCGGCGTTGTCCTCGTTCTGCAGCGCGGACAGGTTCAGCCCGCCCGACGTCGGCTGCTCGGTGTTCGTCCCGGGGTCGGCGAAGGTCGCGAACTCGGCGTCGATCTGCTCCCGGAACTTCCGGGCGAGCGCCTCCTCAGCGGACTCCCGATCGCCCCGGAGCGCGGACAGGTTCAGCCCGCCGGTACTGCCGACCGACTGCGCCGGAGCGTCGGCGGCCGGGGTGTGGGTGGTGTCCCGCATCCATGCCGTGCGCTCCGGATCCCACCGCGAGGCGTAGGCATCGCCCGCGGCCTTGCTGGACACTCCGTCCAGGGTGGGGTGCATGTCGGAGGTGGCGAGGACGATGTCGCGGATCTGGTTGGGCAAGATCCGCCAGTTCTTGAACAGAGCCGCCGCAGACTCCGGGGTCCCCATGAACCCAGCACCCTTATACGGAGCCTGATCCACGCGCAGCCCGCGAGAGGCGGGAAAGACCTTGCTCAGGTCCATGCCCTCCACCTCGCCACCGGTGAGGCAGACTCGAGCCTTGGCCTCGCGGCGGATCATCAGGTTGCCCAGCACGGACCCGGTGGCACCCAGCGCCGTGAGGACCGTGCGGATGCCCATGGCCCGGAGCATGCGGATGACTTCGAGGATCTTCTTCGCGAGATCCTTCATGCGCCGGTCGGTGCTGGTCAGGATCTCCGCACCCTCATCGACGACCAGCATGATCTGCGGAATCTTCGCGCTGATGGGGAGCTGGTCGGTGTTCCGCTCCGCCATCAGATCCTGATAGGCGACCTTGCGGCGCAGCCCGACCGCCAGGGCCGCATCGAGCATCAGCACTGCTTCCTCGTAGGTGGAGGCGAGCCAGTCGATGCCGGGCGTAACCCCGTCCACGGGGGCCCCGTTCACGTCCAGTGCCGGGCGGACCCAGGGCAGGCCGGCGGATCCGGCGTTGAGGTCGATCACCCAGGTCAGCACATCGGTGGTGCGGGCGAACCCGGCGAGGATGACGTGGACCATGTTCGTCTTGCCGGACCCGGTGGGGCCGACCACCAGGGCGCACTGTTCGCGCAGGTAGACGCAGATCTCCTCGGCATTGGTGCGGTAGCCCCACGGAATGCCGGTGTAGATCGACAGGGGCGTGTAGTCGGACGGGTAGGTGCGCTCCTCGGAGAGGACGTTGACCGTGGTCACGTCGATCAGGACCCGGCCCTGATGGATCCCCTGCGAAGCAACCGCGGTGCAACCGTGCGGCAACCGGGCGTCGGCGGACAGGGCGGCGGAGTGCTGCGCGATTCGGTCGTAGGTAGTGCCGCCCGGGGGGAGTTCGGCGTCGATGGTGAAGCCGGTGCCGGTGGGCCAGATCTCCACCGCGAGGATCCGCAGGGTGATGTTGCAGACCCGCTGCACCCGGTCCACCCACTCCGCAGCGATCGCCCGCCGTTCGGCGGACAGCTCACGGGCGACCTGCCGCTCAGCCTGCGCGATGGCCTCCAACTCCCGTGCCTCCTCGTACAGGAGGGTGGAGCGGGCGGCCGCGCCCATGCCCACGCCGATCGTGGCGAGGGAGCCGATGGCGGCCCAGGTCAGGGGCCCGGTGGTCATGGCCCAGGTGGTCCACCCGGCTCCGATGAGCCACGAGGCGGACCGCATGGCGATGGTGCGGGCGGAGAGGCGTTCGCGCAGGCTGCTGATGGTGTGGCCGATCGCGCCGGCGGCGCCGATGGCGAGGGCCCAGCCGGGGGGCATGCCGGTGGCGGCTCCGGTGGTAGCGACGGCGAGGCATCCGGTGGTGGCGGACAAGGCGCCGGTCACGGGTCCGTGACCGGCAGCCCAGTCCCACACCGGCCCAGTGGAGGCGGTGTTGGTGGTCATGATCAGACGTTCCAGCCCTTCTCGGCGTCGGGCCCGTTGCGCGGGTCCTCGTGGCGGGCGATGTCCTGCTCGTGGGACTGGCGGAACAGCGGTCCCATGTCCTCGGCGACCGCGACGGCTGACATGACGGCGCCGAAGATGTCGTTGAAGCCGTCCGCGACGTCCTTCTCCAGCGGGAACTCCGAATCGGCCCGCTCGGCGAGGACTTTCATCACGTTCGCCACGCTCGTCAGCGCGGCCGGGAGCCCTTCGACCATGGCCAGGATCTCCATGGCGTTCTCGGGGTCGTACTGCCCAGCTGCGGATTCCATCTCCGCCGCGTACTCCTCGAACCGGAAACCAGACACGTTCTCTCCCTCACTCACGGTGGTGGGTGCTGCCGGCGTCGGCCCAGTGGGGCGTTCGGCCGTGGCGCTGATCTGGTCGGTGTTCTCGGCCGCTTCCGTGTCGGCGGCGGCTTCGTCGTCCTGCAGGGCGGCGCGTATCGCGTCGTCCCGCTGGTGGCGCTGTTCCTTGGCCGTGTGGGTGAGGCGGGCGTAGACGCGGCGGCCCGGGTACTGCAGCCAGGCCCAGCCGAGCTTCCGGCCCAGCGGGGTGGTGAGCATGCCGACCAGGCCCAAAGCCCCGGCGAGCAGGGCGGCGCGCAGTCGGCGGCCCTGGAACCGGGCGGCAGACCGCCACAGCGCCTTACGTGCCTTCTTCCGGGCAGGGGCCTTGCGGACCGCGCTCTGCTGTCCGGCGATCTGGTCGGTCGCCCTTCGGTCCCGCGCGGCCCGGTTGCGGTCGATCACCGCACCCTTGGCCGCACCGACCCGACCCGCGGCCTTGCCCACGGACCGGCCGATCGCCCCCCTACGGGCCATGGACGCCGACCGCGCTGCCGTCCTCGCGCCCCGGCGGGCATCCGCCACGGCACGCCGCGACCCGGTCGTCTCGGCCCGCCGGGCCGCCCGTGACGGGGCCGCCTGCCGGGCTGACGCCCGCAGCGCCTTGACCTGTCCCGCACGCCCCGCACCGTGCTGTCGAGTGGGCTTCCCGGAGGTGTGACCGGTGGCCTTCCCTGGCCGATTGCTGGTGGTCTTGCGCTGGTGCGGCACGCCTGGGGTGGAACTGGTGCGCGAGGTGCCGCGACCTGCGTGCTTCGCGGATCGACCGCTCGTTCCGCGGGAGGACGCGCTGTGCACACCGCCCGTTCCGCGACCTGTCCGGCCAGGGCTGTGCGGCGTCGCGGGACGGTTGGTGCGGCCGGTGGCGTGCTTGCGGTGGGCTCGGTGGTTGCGGGTTGCGGCGGCGACACCGAGGATGCATGCGCCGGTCGCGGCGACCGCGGCGGCGATGGGTCCGCCGGCCAGAGCAGCCGCGGCCAGCGCCGTCACGGTGGAGTTGGCGCCGGTCATCGCGATCGGGACCACGGGCCAACCACCCGCCGTGTGCTCCACGGTCACCTCGGCCGGTGCCGGAGTGGGGTCGGCCTGGGGGGGTGTGGTCGGTGCGGGCTGGTTGTCGGTCACCATCGGTTCGGTGCTGAGTTCCGTCATGCTGAACGCTCCCTTCGGATGTCATCGCAGGTGACGCACATGCCGAGCGACCGCGGGATGCAGTACCCGGCGTCCGTGCGGCAGTTGGGGCAGGTCCGGCGCGCCCGCATCGCCTTGGCGAGCGCAGCGGTACGGGCCGGGGTCATCGGGCGAACGGGCTTGGCCCGGTCGATGCGGTAGAGGTAGGCGACCAGCGGCCCGCGACGCCGGCGGGGCTTGTGGAGTTCGGCGGCGACGTCTTGTCCGCCGGGTCGCAGCCCCATCTCACGAAGCTGCCGACGGGTCGCCAGACCCTCGGGGGCCATGCGCCACCGGTAGTCGGGGACGGTGGTCATCAGAGCGTCACCCG is drawn from Streptomyces sp. NBC_01717 and contains these coding sequences:
- a CDS encoding RRQRL motif-containing zinc-binding protein, whose protein sequence is MTTVPDYRWRMAPEGLATRRQLREMGLRPGGQDVAAELHKPRRRRGPLVAYLYRIDRAKPVRPMTPARTAALAKAMRARRTCPNCRTDAGYCIPRSLGMCVTCDDIRRERSA